TGTTTCTGATTTCTGGGTTACAAACCGTGTAGGTCCGTCCAGGGCTAGATGGGTTTATCCTTTCAAAACGCTGATTCAAGAGGGTGTGTTGACGATTGGCGGGTCAGATTGTCCAGTGGAGCCTATTGATCCTTTATTAGGCGTTTGGGCGGCTGTGGCGAGAGAAGCCTTTCCTGAGGAACGAATTACTGTGGATGATGCTTTACGTCTCTACACGGTTAACGCGGCGTATGCATCTTTTGAAGAGGATATTAAGGGGTCGATTGATGTTGGTAAACTAGCGGACCTCGTAGTTTTGTCTCGTGAACCACATGAAATCTCGCCTAATGAAATTAGAGATGTTAAAGTGGAGATGACCATTGTTGGTGGAAAGGTGGTCTATGTTAGGTCAGGGTGATTGTTTGAAGGATTGTGTGCCTGTGTGAGGGCTTCTACCATCGTCTAATATATGAACCAAATACAAAGGTGAAAGCATTCCTCCAAAAAAAACGTTTTCTTAGTTTTTGAGAAATCTTCTTATTTCTCTGTTTCATTTCTAACTCCTCGTACGCACATTATTGCTCTACCAATAGCGACTTAAAATTTGATGGAGTCTGTGCGCCCAATGCATGACAAGTCATAAAGACTGAAACAGAAGTCCTTTTGACACATGACACGTTTTTCATAAAAGAAGGAAACAAACTCTTGAAAGAAGCAAACCAGTATAACGTCTTGAGGATATGCAATGTGGGCAAAGTTGAAGAGATACTGAAAGAAATTGCTGTTGTGATGTCTTCCGCAGAACGGTAAGTCAATCTCAACTCTTAACAATCTCCGCTATACCATGCAGGAATTAAGTTAATGAGACATTGGGTTATCTTGCTTTGTTCGCTTGCTTTCTTCCATAGCGCGTCAAGTCTTACTTGTCCTTTTTTAGTAAAGCGAATGTCTTTAGAATAACGGATTGTTAACCCGTCTGTCCACAATAGTCCATGGGTCAAACCATTTCTTAGTTCCCAATCTATTTTATCCTTTATCTTTTTGCCCTTACTTCCACAGATGTTAACCAATTGATTCAGCAATTCTCCAATTCCCATCGTATGGTAGAACTCTTTCCTTCTATTCCCTGTCTTTTTTCTGGGTCTCCTTGCCGTTTTCAAAACGAATAGAAAGCAACTTCTAAATAGTTCCACATTCCTCAGGAAGACAGACATCGACTCGGATAATAACAAATAAACGTATCTTCTTTCATCGAATCCATATTCTCGATTATGTTCAACGAATTCTTTGTTCCTTCCATATACAAATTCTCCTTTAACATCTGGGACTGTAAAA
The sequence above is a segment of the Candidatus Bathyarchaeota archaeon genome. Coding sequences within it:
- a CDS encoding amidohydrolase encodes the protein RIGSVKIFSDGSLGARTAALFQPYHDEPTRKGMILYTQEKLNPLVMKAHKAGFQLAIHAIGDRAIDMVLTALEKVLKEAPKKNHRHRIEHASVLNKRLIQRMKKLKVIASVQPHFVVSDFWVTNRVGPSRARWVYPFKTLIQEGVLTIGGSDCPVEPIDPLLGVWAAVAREAFPEERITVDDALRLYTVNAAYASFEEDIKGSIDVGKLADLVVLSREPHEISPNEIRDVKVEMTIVGGKVVYVRSG